A window of the Bdellovibrio svalbardensis genome harbors these coding sequences:
- a CDS encoding DMT family transporter, with amino-acid sequence MNLILYTICTLIWGSTWLVITFQVDGASPITSVFWRFLLSAVLLLAFCALTKKDLRYGKKDHLLFIGQGVLLFSVNYMLTYLSETMVSSGMTAIAFTTLIYYNMFGMWYFFGKPITKNVILGSVLGGAGLFFLFANEILHFDSSSKTVWGLLLSFIATLSASMGNMISQKNYRKGIPVVITNTYGMLYGSIFTLFTALALQENLAIPMTGKFLGALLYLSLFGSVIAFGAYLTLAGRIGAEKAAYTSVLSPVIALTLSSFFEGFKWTPYIVVGVILCFLGNIITLRKPKAVTKLAD; translated from the coding sequence ATGAACTTAATTCTCTACACGATCTGCACTCTCATCTGGGGATCAACTTGGTTAGTCATCACCTTTCAGGTCGATGGAGCCTCTCCGATCACTTCAGTCTTCTGGCGTTTTCTTTTAAGTGCTGTCTTGCTTTTGGCTTTCTGTGCTCTGACGAAAAAAGATCTCCGTTATGGTAAAAAGGATCATCTGTTATTTATCGGACAAGGGGTCTTACTGTTCTCGGTGAACTATATGCTCACCTATCTCTCTGAAACGATGGTCAGCTCTGGAATGACGGCTATCGCATTCACAACTTTGATTTACTACAACATGTTCGGCATGTGGTATTTCTTCGGAAAGCCCATCACTAAAAATGTCATTCTTGGATCTGTTTTAGGAGGGGCCGGCCTCTTCTTTCTTTTCGCCAATGAGATCCTTCATTTTGACTCCAGTTCAAAAACCGTCTGGGGTCTTCTCTTAAGCTTTATCGCGACCCTGTCGGCCTCTATGGGAAATATGATATCCCAAAAAAACTATCGCAAAGGAATTCCGGTGGTCATCACCAACACCTATGGAATGCTTTACGGGAGTATCTTCACTCTCTTCACTGCACTGGCTCTTCAGGAAAATCTGGCTATCCCCATGACTGGGAAATTTTTAGGTGCACTTCTCTATCTTTCCTTGTTTGGATCCGTGATTGCCTTCGGCGCCTATCTGACATTGGCAGGCCGAATTGGCGCGGAAAAAGCCGCTTACACCAGCGTCCTTTCCCCGGTTATCGCCCTGACTCTTTCCAGTTTTTTTGAGGGCTTTAAATGGACTCCCTATATAGTCGTGGGTGTGATTTTGTGTTTCCTGGGAAACATCATCACTTTGCGCAAGCCTAAAGCTGTTACCAAACTGGCGGATTGA